The Nitrospirota bacterium DNA segment CGAGGGTATCGATCAGTTCGCAGGGGTGACGACGTACCTTGCGGAGGCCAAGCAGGGTAGTGTGAATCTTTTTATTTAGACGCGAGTGCTGAGTACTGAGTGAACTGTTCGGCTCACAGCACTGAGGATAGAGAGGACCGCATGATTCAAGCCGATGTGAAGCTCGATACGCTCGGGTACTTTTGCCCGATGCCGATTATCATGACCTTGAAGAAGATCAAGGAACTGACGTTAGGCCAGGTTCTTGAAGTCGTGTCGGACGACGAAGGAATTAAAAAAGACATGCCGGCCTGGTGCGACACGACCGGACATCAAATGGTCGGGCTCGAAGAAGAACAGACGAAGTCGGGAATGATCTATAAAGCGTTTGTGAAAAAGACAAAATAATTGCACAGGCTCAGTGGAGACAGTTGGTGGAAGCCGGAGGGACGATGAGATGATCACGCCTCCGGCTTCGTCGTTTTCATGCGTGAAATGGAGTCGGACGTGGATCGGATCGTCGAATGTGTGCCCAACTTCAGTGAGGGGCGAAACCAGGCGACGGTGCTGGCGCTGGTACGCGCCGTGGAATCCGTGCCAGGGGTGTGGCTGTTGGATCACACGATGGATCGGGACCACCATCGTTCCGTCCTGAGTTTTGCCGGCGAGCCAGATGCCGTGGCTGAAGCGGCGTTTCGTACCATTCGCGTGGCGACCGATCTCATCGATCTTCGCACGCACGAGGGCGTGCATCCTCGTGTAGGGGCTACGGATGTCGTGCCCTTCGTGCCGGTGCGAGGCGCGACGATGCAGGATTGTATTCTTCTGGCGAAGCGCGTGGGACAGCGGGTCGGAACAGAGCTGGAGATCCCAGTCTTCCTGTATGAACAAGCGGCCCTACACCGTGATCATGCCCCGCTCGAATCGGTCCGTCGAGGCGGGCTGCAAGGCTTGGCCTTCCGCATGGCCTCCGATCCTGACTGGGCGCCGGATTTCGGTCCCCCCCGCCTCCATGAGACGGCCGGTGCCATCGTTATCGGCGCGCGGCCTCCTTTGATCGCGTTCAATGTGAATCTCCGCTCGACAGACCTGGCACTGGCGCGATCTATCGCGAAGGATATTCGCCAATCGAACGGAGGGCTGCCCCATCTCAAAGCCATCGGGGTCGAGTTGCCCAGTCGTCGAATGGTTCAGGTCGCCATGAATCTTACCGATTACATCATCACGCCGATCCATGTGGCGTTCGAAGCGGTCCGCACCCGTGCGGCCGCGCAAGGCGTGGCAGTCGCGGGGAGCGAAGTGATCGGACTGGTGCCTCAAGCGGCCTTGGTTCAGGTTGCTGCGCAGAGCCTGTCGCTCGAACAGTTCAATGCCACACAGGTATTGGAGACAAGGTTGGAGTCTCGGTTGGCAGGCAAGCAGGCCGATCATGTTCCGTCGCGCAAACAGGAGCCGGTTGATCTGCAGGCGCAATCGCTCGCGGATTTTCTGGAGGCTGTGGCTGCGGCCACTCCGCTTCCAGCTGGCGGCACGGTTGTGGCCTTCGTCGGTGCGCTTGCTGCGTCACTGGGGGTCATGGGGGCTCGACTGAGCAAGCAGCCAGCCGTCGAGCATCGGTTGAGTGAGATCAGCCGGCGACTGTGCGAATTGATGCAGGCAGACGGCGAAGCCTATCAGCGATTTCTTCAGGCCTCGACAGTCACGAAGTCAGACAAGACCCGTCCTGCCCTCTTGTCCTCGGCACTCCACCTGGCGACGGAGATTCCGCTCGAAATCGCCGAGCAGGCGACGGAGGCCGGAGTTCTTCTCCATGCCTGCTCGGCAGGAGTAAAGCCTCGGGTTCGGTCTGACGTGACCGTTGGGCTCATGCTGGCGATTGCTGCGGCCGATGCGGGACGGCACACCGTCGAAGGAAATATAAAAATTCAACTCAATCAACGACTTAAGAATTCTCTGCAAGGTCGTATTGAACAGATGACAATCCGTCTTGAGGAACTCAAGGGGCTATGCTACAGTACGCCCCTTGGTCAGGGTCGTGCTGACACGAGAGAAAAACCTGTACAGGCATCGCCTGGGAAAGTAGACAGACGGGAAGAATGGAAATCAAAGTCTTCAATAATAACGTCGAGAAAGCCCTCAAAGTTGCCAAAAAGAAGCTCGCGGGGGAAGGCCTCTTCCGGGAACTGAAGCGTCGGCGGTTTTACGAGAAGCCGAGCGTCAGGAAGAAAGCCAAGGAGCGCGAGGCACAGCGTCGTCGTCAGAAGTGGTTGGCGAAGCGTAAGCCAGAGTAAGCGTCCTTCCGCGGGTTTGCCCGTTCGGTTGAAGCTACGCACTCCCTATAGGCCTCCATATACTTTCCTTGTCCATGCGCCAGGATCAGATCACTGCTGCGCTTCGCATCGTGAAGCGCGAGATTCGGCAGTGGGAGGAACCGGTCCTCGGCGTCGTGGCTCGCGAATCGAATCGGGATCCCTTCCGTATTCTCATTTCCTGTCTGCTCAGTCTCCGGACCAAAGATAAAACGACCGGTGAGGCCAGCGTCAGGCTCTATGCGCTCGCGCATCAGCCTGCCACGATGCTGACCATTCCGCTTCAGCAGATCGAGCAAGCGATCTACCCCGTCTGTTTCTACCGGACGAAAGCCAAATCCATTCATGAAATTTGCCGTCGGCTGTTGGAGGTCTATGGCGGCGGCGTTCCCGATTCCATCGAGGAGCTGATCACGCTGTCAGGGGTCGGCAGGAAAACGGCGAATCTAGTGGTGACGGTCGCGTTTGGGAAACCAGGCATCTGTGTGGATATCCATGTCCATCGGATCAGCAATCGCTGGGGCTATGTGAAGACGGAGACGCCGGATGAGACCGAAGTGGCGCTACGCAACAAGCTTCCCAGGCAACATTGGATTACTTTCAACGATCTGCTCGTTCCGTATGGTCAGCACCTTTGCCAGCCGGTCTCGCCGTTCTGCAGCAAGTGTAAACTCACAGAATATTGCGATCGGGTTGGAGTAACGCGCTCGCGATAAGCGAGTGCAAGCGAGATGGGCGGAACGGGCTCGACAAGCGGGACAAGTAGAATCAGAGTTTGCACGTCGCGCCTGCCTCGCTTTTCACGCGAGTCTTGCGCTAGCGTTTCACTAGATGAAGAGTGTCGTTTCTGCGCCAGAGGTCAGGTTGATAATGGCAGGGAGTCCCATGACTTCGTCGACGTTCTTTGTGACGGCGGCATTATCCACGCCCATATATTCCAGCCCGGCGCTGCAGGCGATCAGACGAAACTTCCCGACCTGTTTTGCATCGTGAAACATTTCCGAAATCTTCGGGACCTTCTTCTCTTTCAAGAGTCGAGCGACCTCGTCGGCTGATGACGCATATTCCGGCGGAAAATCGATCGCGTCGATGTTGCCTTCGGCCAGTTTCTTGATCGTCCAGAACAAGAGAATCACGATCACGTCTTTTCCCATCGCCGCAGCGGTGAGCCCCAGGGTTGCGACCTGGTGCAGCGTATCGTAGGTGGCGTGATGGGCGAAGATGACGAACTTGGGTTGGGGTGGCATCGGTGATCGTTATTTCTTCGGGGCGCGCGCTTTGACGCTGTTCACATAATCGGCAATGGCCGCATCGACTTCGCCCAGGGTCATGGGGCGGTCATGGGTTTCACTTTCGTCCACGAGATACCGCTCCTGCTCTTTTTCCTGCCGTAGAACCACAGAGTTTTCCGGGGTCACCTCGATCAGCATGAACCACTCGCGGGTTCCCTGTGTGATAACCACTTCCTTGCCCAGGCCCTTTTTCGTAATTTCAATGTGAAGATCGTCGGATGCGAGAACGGTAGAAGGAACTATGGAAAGTCCTGCGGCCAAGAATGCCACCCCGAGCAAGCGACTGACGAGTCTTATGAAGGGCGCGCGCGGCGACATCGTAGGGAGATTATAGCCCGTTGCGAAAGGCGCCGCAAACCGTCGATACCACCCGGTCGTTGGCTTGAGTGCCTCAAGGTCGCATGTTAGGATGCGCGTCCCATGGATGGTCTACTCGCAACAATTCAGCAATGGATTCCGGTCGAAGTGCTGATCGGGCTCACCGTGGCCTCGGTCATCGGTTTTATCGGCTCGCTGATTGCTATCCCGTTGATTCTCGTCCGCTTGCCGGCCAATTATTTCGACACGCGCACTCCCCGCCATTGGATGAAAGACCATCATCCCCTACTGCGCCTGTTGGGGCTGGTCGTGAAGAACGTCGTGGGTGTGGTGTTTGTCGTCGTCGGCTTGTTGATGGTTTTTTTGCCGGGGCAGGGTCTGCTCACCATGCTGATCGGGGTGTCGCTCATGGATTTCCCCAGAAAACGCGAGTTGGAGGCCAAAATGGTCGGCCAGCCGACCCTGCTGGGCATCATCAATTCCATGCGCCACAAGTTCAATAAACCACCGCTGACATTAGCGCCCGATCCCTAACGCCTATTTCCAACACCATGCCGAGCCTCGAATCCAACCGCAAGACGCTCTATCTCATCGATGGGAGCGCCTATATCTATCGTGCCTTCTTCGCCCTCCCGGCGATGAATAATTCCAAGGGCCTCCAGACCAACGCCATCCTCGGCTTCACGACGATGTTGCTGAAGATTCTGCGCGAAAAGAAGCCGGACGGCCTCGTCGTGGCGTTCGACGAAAAGGGTCCGACCTTGCGTCACGCGGAGTTCACCGCCTATAAGGCGCAGCGTCCACCGATGCCGGACGGCATGAGTGCCCAGATTCCCTACATCCACCGTGTTGTGGATGCCCTGAATATTCCCGCTGTCCGGCAGTCCGGGCATGAGGCAGACGATTTGATCGGCACCCTCGCGCATCAGGCCGAACAGGCCGGCTTCGACGTCGTCATCGTCACCGGCGACAAAGATATGTTCCAACTCCTGACGCCCCACGTGCGTATCTACGATCCGGTGAAAGACAAATGGCTGGGCGAAGCGGAATGCCGTGAGCGCTTCGGCGTCGAGCCGGCGCGTGTCGTCGAGATCATGGGGCTCATGGGCGATGCCGCAGATAATATTCCTGGCGTGAAGGGCATCGGTGAAAAGACGGCGATGAAGCTGATCGCCCAGTTCAATACGATCGAAGAACTGCTCCGTCGTGTCGAAGAGGTGACGCCACCCCGGATCAAGGCGATGTTGATCGATCAAGCCGAGAATGCCCGCCTCAGCCGAAGGCTGGCGACCATCCAGCTGGATAGCCCCATCCCCTTCGAGCCCGAGACCTATCATCTGAAACCGCCGCATCAGGACCAGCTCACCGACCTCTTGCGTGAGTTGGGATTCACCTCGTTGCTGAAGACGTTTCAGTCCTCGTTCACACAGACTGAGAAGGAGGTGGTGGAGACGGCGCTCGTGCAGGATGAACCCTCCGCCCAGCGATTTGTGGAGAGTTTGCCGAAGGGCGGCGACCTCGGCCTGCAATGTCTGTTGACTCCCGGGCCCGTCGTCCAGGCAGATGTGCAGGGCATCGCGCTGTCCACCGGAGAGAAGACCGCCTTCATTCCGCTCGACGTCCATGCCTATATGCGGCCCATCATTGCCTTGCTGCATGACTCCACGAGAACCAAGGTGGTCCATGACCTGAAAGCAACCTTGCTGGTGTTTCACCGTATCGGCGTGACCCTCGCAGGCCCGTACCTGGACACGATGGTCGCGGACTATCTGCTCAATCCCAACCGCCGAGATCACCAGCTCGAAACCATCGCGTTGGAAGTGCTGGACCATCGGCTTGGGACAGGGAAGAAGGAGAAGGCTGCGCCGAAATCGCTGTTCGATGCCGAGGATACCGGGTCACAAGAGGAGGCCACAGAGGCCGCGTCGGTGCTGGCCAAGCTGGCGCAGCCTTTGACGGAACGGTTGGCGGAACAGGGGAGCCTCAATCTCTTTCACGAAATTGAAATGCCGCTGGTGGCGGTCTTGGCGGAGATCGAGCGGAATGGATTCTTGTTGGATGTCGAGGGGCTGCAGCGGCTCAGCAAAGAACTGGAGCATGACCTCGACAAGATGATCGAGACGATCCAGGGATTGGCCGGCGGCGAGTTCAACATCAATTCGCCGAAGCAGCTCGCCACGGTGCTCTTCGAGAAGTTGGGGCTCAAGCCGATCAGAAAGACTAAGACCGGCTACTCGACCGATGAAGACACGCTCACGCAGCTCGCCACACAGCATGAATTGCCTGCGCAGATCGTGAACTACCGGAGCCTCAGCAAACTCAAGTCCACCTATGTGGATGCCTTGCCTGAGATGGTGAATCCGGAGACCAAGCGGCTCCATACGTCGCTCAATCAGACCGTCGCGGCGACCGGGCGGCTCTCCTCCACCGAACCGAATCTGCAGAATATTCCGGTCAAGGGTGAGTACGGATTACGAATCAGAGAAGCCTTCATTGCGCCGCCTGGCCATACCCTGCTCTGCGCCGACTACAGCCAGATCGAGCCGCGCATCCTCGCGCACCTGTCACAAGACCCGCGGTTGCTCGCCGTATTTGCGAAGGGAGAGGACATCCACATGGCGACGGCCATGGAGATTTTCGGTCTGCCCTCCAGCCAGATCACGCGAGACATGCGGCGCGTGGCCAAGACGGTCGTCTTCGGCATTGTGTACGGGATCAGCCCGTTCGGCCTGGCTTCGAACATCGGCGTGACGCAGGCGGAGGCCAAGAAGTATATCGAGACGTTCTTCGAGAAGTTCTCAGCCGTGCGCGCCTTGATGGACCGGAACATCGAAGAAGGTAAAACGAAGGGCTACACGACCACGATCCTCGGCCGGCGTCGCCCGATCCCCGAGTTGCAGAGCGGCGATCCGGTGCAGCGCGGTTTTGGCGAACGAATGGCCGTGAACAGTCCGATCCAGGGGTCAGCGGCGGATCTCATCAAAGTGGCGATGATCGACGTGAATCGGCGGCTGAGCCACGAGATGCCGCATACGAAGATGATTCTCCAAGTGCACGACGAGTTGATCTTCGAAGTGCCGGAGAAGGATCTGGACGAGGCAAAGCACCTCGTGAAGACGGAAATGGAAGCGACGGGGAAGAAGATAGGCCTGTCGGTGCCCTTAAAGGTCGATCTAGGGACAGGCCACAACTGGCGCGTGGCGCATCCATGAGATGATTTGAAGGCGAAGAGATACCCGTGCCACACTATGCCCAACGATGGTGATCGGATGAAAGTCGCAACCATTAGACAGTTTCGTGGTCGTGCGACAAGTCTGTTCAAACAAGAAGAGCCGGTAATCGTCACGAGGTACGGGAAAATTGTCGGGTTTTACCTGCCGGCTGTTGGTGAAGCGAGTTCACTCAAAACCAAGCAAGATTTGTTTTTGACGCTCACCGATGAGATTCGAGCCACAGTGAAGGGCCGTGGTCTCACTGAGGGTGCCATTCTTGACGACTTCGAGAAAACTAGAAAAGCTCGTCATCGACGTTAATCTGACTCTCCCTGCATTGCTCGGAAGGAAAGCCAAACGGCTGGTGGAACACGTGGGAAAGCGACTGAGACTCTTCGTTCCGCTCATAGTGGATCTAGGGACAGGCCATAACTGACGCATGGCGCATCCATAATGAAGTACTCCCTCGCCCCATCGGGGAGAGGGAAAGGGAGGTGATCTATGCAGAACATACGACTATCAGTTTCATGGGTGATCGCAGGCATGAGCCTTGGCGCATTAGGATTCCTGTTGCTCATGGGGCAGCCGTTTGCAGCTAAGGCGCAGGAGCCGAAACGGTTCCAGTACAAGGTGGTCCAGGTCCTTCCCGACAGCCAGAATATGCAAACCGCGCTGAACGAGTTGGGCGCAAGTGGGTGGGAACTGGTCACGGTCTCGATGGGGGACATGACGGAGCCGAGGATGATCTTTAAGAAGTGAGAGAAAGGGCAGCCTGGTCGTCCTCCTGCTCGCGGAACGCGCACGATGGGAATGTGCTCGTTCGACGCGCGCAATCGAGGATCGACCAGGCTACCCTTAAAATGAGGTGGGGAGATTGGGAGAACGCGCGCAGTGGAAGATCAATCAGCCCCCATCCCTGGAGAGATAGCGAGTGAGTTTGGAAGGCTGGTTCGTGCTGATAAAAGCGGTGAGTGCTCGATGCTCCTAGTAAAGGACGGTCCGGCCACTCTCGATGAAGGTTGAAATGGTGGATAAGACCAGAGGGAAGAGTTTGGTTCAAAAGCCGCAGTCGGAACCGCTTCACAGGCCCGCACGAGGCGAGAGAGGGAAAACCGACAACAA contains these protein-coding regions:
- a CDS encoding sulfurtransferase TusA family protein, translated to MIQADVKLDTLGYFCPMPIIMTLKKIKELTLGQVLEVVSDDEGIKKDMPAWCDTTGHQMVGLEEEQTKSGMIYKAFVKKTK
- a CDS encoding cyclodeaminase/cyclohydrolase family protein, with the translated sequence MAGKQADHVPSRKQEPVDLQAQSLADFLEAVAAATPLPAGGTVVAFVGALAASLGVMGARLSKQPAVEHRLSEISRRLCELMQADGEAYQRFLQASTVTKSDKTRPALLSSALHLATEIPLEIAEQATEAGVLLHACSAGVKPRVRSDVTVGLMLAIAAADAGRHTVEGNIKIQLNQRLKNSLQGRIEQMTIRLEELKGLCYSTPLGQGRADTREKPVQASPGKVDRREEWKSKSSIITSRKPSKLPKRSSRGKASSGN
- the rpsU gene encoding 30S ribosomal protein S21 produces the protein MEIKVFNNNVEKALKVAKKKLAGEGLFRELKRRRFYEKPSVRKKAKEREAQRRRQKWLAKRKPE
- the nth gene encoding endonuclease III translates to MRQDQITAALRIVKREIRQWEEPVLGVVARESNRDPFRILISCLLSLRTKDKTTGEASVRLYALAHQPATMLTIPLQQIEQAIYPVCFYRTKAKSIHEICRRLLEVYGGGVPDSIEELITLSGVGRKTANLVVTVAFGKPGICVDIHVHRISNRWGYVKTETPDETEVALRNKLPRQHWITFNDLLVPYGQHLCQPVSPFCSKCKLTEYCDRVGVTRSR
- a CDS encoding PGPGW domain-containing protein produces the protein MDGLLATIQQWIPVEVLIGLTVASVIGFIGSLIAIPLILVRLPANYFDTRTPRHWMKDHHPLLRLLGLVVKNVVGVVFVVVGLLMVFLPGQGLLTMLIGVSLMDFPRKRELEAKMVGQPTLLGIINSMRHKFNKPPLTLAPDP
- the polA gene encoding DNA polymerase I, with amino-acid sequence MPSLESNRKTLYLIDGSAYIYRAFFALPAMNNSKGLQTNAILGFTTMLLKILREKKPDGLVVAFDEKGPTLRHAEFTAYKAQRPPMPDGMSAQIPYIHRVVDALNIPAVRQSGHEADDLIGTLAHQAEQAGFDVVIVTGDKDMFQLLTPHVRIYDPVKDKWLGEAECRERFGVEPARVVEIMGLMGDAADNIPGVKGIGEKTAMKLIAQFNTIEELLRRVEEVTPPRIKAMLIDQAENARLSRRLATIQLDSPIPFEPETYHLKPPHQDQLTDLLRELGFTSLLKTFQSSFTQTEKEVVETALVQDEPSAQRFVESLPKGGDLGLQCLLTPGPVVQADVQGIALSTGEKTAFIPLDVHAYMRPIIALLHDSTRTKVVHDLKATLLVFHRIGVTLAGPYLDTMVADYLLNPNRRDHQLETIALEVLDHRLGTGKKEKAAPKSLFDAEDTGSQEEATEAASVLAKLAQPLTERLAEQGSLNLFHEIEMPLVAVLAEIERNGFLLDVEGLQRLSKELEHDLDKMIETIQGLAGGEFNINSPKQLATVLFEKLGLKPIRKTKTGYSTDEDTLTQLATQHELPAQIVNYRSLSKLKSTYVDALPEMVNPETKRLHTSLNQTVAATGRLSSTEPNLQNIPVKGEYGLRIREAFIAPPGHTLLCADYSQIEPRILAHLSQDPRLLAVFAKGEDIHMATAMEIFGLPSSQITRDMRRVAKTVVFGIVYGISPFGLASNIGVTQAEAKKYIETFFEKFSAVRALMDRNIEEGKTKGYTTTILGRRRPIPELQSGDPVQRGFGERMAVNSPIQGSAADLIKVAMIDVNRRLSHEMPHTKMILQVHDELIFEVPEKDLDEAKHLVKTEMEATGKKIGLSVPLKVDLGTGHNWRVAHP